In the genome of Hevea brasiliensis isolate MT/VB/25A 57/8 chromosome 14, ASM3005281v1, whole genome shotgun sequence, the window cccaaagttgggtcaccaaatctgccagaacctaaaactTTCCTAGAAATCTGGACTGtagtcaatctggccagttatagttaaatggccataacttgaggtacaaaactccaaatggagttattcaaaaaggaaattaaagctaggacactaaggaacaactttaatgaagggaagtcagCTAAATTCCCATAGTAGAAGGTCCAATGAACAGTAGAAataagtgacccaaaattgaatttttggaatttcaCTTAAGGAGCTTAgaaattcaattggcaatcaatgccaacataattgtgacccaaaatgtggtatgtgggattAATTAGAACTAACACACTTATTAaagatgaaaaagtcaacattttttacttgaatagtgaaatgaatagtaatcactaCCATAACCAAAAATGCAAAGGActtaaaatgttataaattgcATGGGGTAGATTAAGTCTATAAAATTTAGTTGTTGAGTTATTTATTAGTTAGAAATAAAtttaatgagtattgaaacactttaaattgtgtgtttcagtagaaaaagacacTGAGAAAGATAAGAAAAAAGTGAGTTAAGGCAGAGAGGtgactcattagaggtttgtgcacaataaaattttaacTTCTCTTTTTCTACTTGAAAACTCTTTTGAATAtatattgtaaataaattgtgtTTATTATGGCATTGTTAAATGTTGTGTTGACTACTTTGCACatggaaattgaaatgaaaattgctTAGTGTTTGCATGAAGTGTTTAAGTAACttgattttgaatttggttttggattcacacttagcatgacagtatcattttattcctcctccatttatggggttgagatacactatgttcctccctctcttgcttgccagtttgaggttgagatcagatgagtactcatatagctagctagccacctccctcgttgatttcgattagtagggttTAGATtgatttgtcgtggtgtacaacacggcattgatcggaaattttgtgtcatgacctaagttgtgtattgattggcaacattgtgatttataaattattttaatgaaatgGTATTGTAAAAGTTGACACTAATTtcatgaaatgtgattgtgaaaggaCTTAAAAATGTGTTTCTCAATGTATGCTTTTATATTTagctattttaaatttttattgtgcaccactgagtaaaagttactcagcgatggcttttatttgctgtcgtagatagaggaaaggataaagcagcagagtgagctgttctGGTGACAGGAGGACATTTTGaggatttttgtatgggtatattgtttatacccttgtaattacttttgatataaatatttcttttgtattagttgagcagttgtacaataaaatttataataatattatttccaGTTTTCTTTCCTTTGAACTAAGACTTGTGTatgtaaatcaaattaaataaaagaaatttggtGTTTATTTCAAATGTGTTGAATTAAGAATTGATGAGTATTGAAAATGTATGGAGTTGTgttaattgaaatgaatttgtgtTAAATTAAGGATTTTTTGGAGTTGGGGTTGTgaaatgaatattggaagtgctttcttttcagattttgaagaactgctttctttAATTACAgcgagcactctgccaaaatttttataaaatttacggaaaaatcgaATTAACCAAAATATTCACTTATGACATAAACCCCACTTAAAGGCTTTTAATAATGTTTTAACATTACTTTccaatttaaaatgaattgaatttgtttaaaatcccttttagtgtatttaatgggttatcgataggcgaaattcgataattcattaggtatactacgggatcatgttatgtcttacggaggggtaaggtgtgacattggaGGCCTATATATACAATGATAGGAGATAGTTAGTGATAATCCCAGAATTCTTTTAGCCAATCCCAAGCTCTTGTTTTGCCATATGCAACAGAGTTATTCTATGTTATTTCCGAGGTGGATCACGTCAACAGTACTCAAAAACAACATTTGTTTCGAGGCCATATCATTTTGAGCTCAGTTTTGTAGCACTAGTCTCTTGATTATCAATTTGTAATCATCTGAGCTACTACCTAGTTAGACGGTCAATCTCTATGAACTCAGAGATGATCTAATGATCTTACCGATCTCTATGAGCTTGGAGATGGTTAGACATGAATTGATGCCCTACTTGAGCTAGTTTGTGGCTAGGTTCGATCTACTTAGGATCGGGTTTGGATCTGGTGAATTCGACCTACTAGAGATTGGGTTTTGGAGTAGACTATATGATTAGTCCACTTCCCAGTCTGAATCTTTGGGTTCAATGATCAAATGCTATCCCATTAAAGATTTCACCTGGTTGGAAAAACTAGCTCCTAGTAAAGGGACTGAGAGTGATAGCGAGGACGAAAGGGTTTGTGGGTCTCAAGACCTGAATGCGAATGAACAAGTTAGGGTTGATCCCCCAAACTCTTAGTTTTTAACATTTTTGTTTCGCTGAGTAACGTAGTTCCTTCTATTTATTTCGTACTGATCTCTTATCATTTTCGATCTTCAATAGatcttaattaaaaataacttgAACAGACCAATATCCGAACTTGACTAAtccaaaattttgatttttcttttctgcaGAATTTAGTGATGGAAACTATTTCATTGTAGCTCGTTTTAAATCCGtttgaaaatttattaaataaattgttAATTTCCGTTGCTAAGCTATGTGTTCCTTCTAGTAAAATTAGTGGAAAGAGATCATGTTTGAGGTAGCTTAAGTCCATTAAAGTGTAGTATCTAGGATGATAGCATTggttcttgatttttttttctttatttttattcttaatttctaattatttaaaaaattttcaaaattttaataggtaaatattttaaatttaaagtggCAAATTTATGCCTTTTGCCtccattttattaaaaaaaagtgtTTTATTctgatatattaaaataataataaaaataaataaagattgTGGGGAATCAGGGAAGTGCATTAAAATTTTCACTTTAAGTataaaattcaaattcataattatTTCAAAAATACCAATATCTAAATATAAAGgaccttaaattttatttttctataaattttctctaatggtaaataaattaatatatatatatatatatgataataaaagtaataattaattattatattttatattaataaattttaccacaACCTCATTTAATatctattttaattattttaataataaatgtgtttataatatattttttttatcaaacatATCAATTATTTATTagtcacttatatatatatatattttaactaaacacataattatttaaaattttaaatatttataaatttaacatTATGTGCCTTTAAACTGATTTTTATAGGTTAGAGTAAAtactttcttcaaatttcacttgcctaattaatatattattatattcgGTAGAATAaggataaaattatatatataattgtattAGGCTTGAACCGATGGCCAAAGATATTCTTGACTTATGATCAAGTGAAATGCTAATTTTACGTTGAAATTGGATAATATCAACGGGTTCTATCATATGATTGAACTGGTCCATAAGATTGTAGCTAGTCAAATTGTCAAATTCAATGCTAatttaggttgaaattggataaaATCAACAGGCTCAATCATTATGATTGAAGTGGTCCATAAGACTGTAGCTCGTCAAATTGGCAAATTCAATGaattctaattaatatattaagtAATATAGTTAATTAATACTATTCCCGTATAATTGACTTTGAGCtcctttaattgaaaaattaaataatattctaCCGTCCATTTTTATATGTCAATTAAGAATTTTTTAtagcaattaaaaaaaaagtaattaagtcagataaaatattttttatttgacttatcttttattttataaaaagagaaaaaaatagtaaaataaattttaaaaaatcatatatataattaatatttttaatttttaaaataaataaaataatttttagaaaataataaataaaagtgaataaagagaataaattaagataaataaACTATTGATTCATAGGGTCAGAACATTGTTATTTAAGGAAAAAGAAATGCAAATGCCCAATTGTTTTTTTATGATGAATTAATTAACTTTGTCTCGGTGCTTAATCATGATGTCCACACggtttattttttgaaaaaatgtTGGAATTTTTGCTTGGGCAGGATTCGATATTCCATTAGATAAAAATTTCTCATTATTCAATGCATTTGAACTTTTCCAAACttagaaataataatttataaaaattgttccttaatTTGCATATATTAAAGCAGGATATAAATCCTATCTTTTAGACCCAACACTGCCTCTTAATGCCAAAATCAGTGAATTTCAAAATAATTACTTGCTCTCAGTGTTCCATTGTAAtcgataattttaaaaaaaaaaaattatctcactttatttattattctagaaaataaaaaaattaatttttttctaacTTTATCTTTATTTATTGTTATTCTCAATGCATTTATCTCTTCTTAACACTTATCTATATTTCAATAATACTGTAAGAGtactttagtaaattattaatatttttttattataaaaatgatGCTAtctaattatttctttaatttctgtaaaaaattttaaaaagctatTGAAattagacagagggagcaattaattttttcaataagaatagttaaaactttttaatatatatataaaaacacTAAAAACACCTTATTTATACTTACTTCAttattcatgaatttaaaatataaatataaaaagtttacatattatatttgaaaataataatattacacaattaaattaataattagatATGCACAGCAACAGCAACAATAACTTGATCCATTCTCTGCACAAAATCTTGCATTAATAATTGAACATGTCAAAAGTGGTAGGTCAaatatttcttctttttttttcccctcttcCAAGCCTTTGAATTTGTCATGGTGTCTGGAAACAACATTTCTTCCAAGAAATTCCCATTTTACAAGTTAATAAAATTAATGCTAATGAATATATATGATTGTTTCAATGTTtgaagtctcaaaatttttcttgTTCCTATCGTTTTCTTTCAATATGCCTATCAGATTCAGAACTTTTGGTTTCCATTACTTCTCACCCTGGTTTTTGTTATTTCTGCATCTTCCTTTTTCATATGCAATTTCATTCGATTACCCTAATTTCTCAAACTCTCAAAACCTGAACTTAACCGGCGATGCTTTACACATCGATGGAATTATATCACTCACCAGAAACAGAGCTGACTCTAATCTTATTGATAGTGTTGGCCGAGCTGTGTACTCCCAAGAGATGCACCTCTGGGATGGATCTACAGGCAAATTTGCAGACTTTCTTACTCATTTTTCCTTTAATATATCGACGCTTTCACGTCAAAATGGAGGCGATGGGTTGGCCTTCTTCCTCGCTCCTAATGGCTCTCAAGTTCCAGATGATGCTTGGGGAGGGTGCCTTGCGCTGATCAGCAATTGTTCTTCTTTCAACACTACAGGAAAAGCAATAGTAGCCGTTGAGTTTGATACTTATAAGAACGATTATGATCCCAATGATAATCATGTAGGAATTAATGTCAACTCCATCAAGTCAGTGGCCAACATTACTTGGAGTAGAAGTATTAAAAATGGATCCGAGGCTAATGCGTGGATCACTTATAATTCTCAAACAAGAAATTTGAGTTTGTTCTTGACTTACGATGATAATCCAGTTTTCAATGGGAAGGATTCAAGCCTTTCATATGAAATTGATCTGTCTAAGGTTTTGCCTGAATGGGTCACTGTTGGGTTTTCATCTTCAACTGGTGCTAGCACAGAGATACATAATATTCTTTCATGGGAGTTCAATTCAACTGAAATTTCATCCAAGCCAGATGTTGGAAGCGGAGGCGGGGGAGGTGGTGGGCAGAGCATAGGTATAATAATTGGTAGTGTGGCTGGTGGACTTGCTGCAATTGGTGGGTTGATCTCAATATTGATCTTTTCTTGGAGGAGAAACAGGAGGAAGAAAGAAGATGTTGAATCAGATGATTCCATGGATCATGAATTCGAGCAAGGAACAGGGCCTAAGAGGTTCTCTTATGAAGAATTGGTTCGAGCCACAAATAACTTTGCAGAAGAAGGGAAACTTGGGGAAGGAGGTTTTGGAGGAGTTTATAGAGGATACTTGTCTGATTTAAGTGTGGCAGTGAAAAGAGTCTCTAAAGCGTCTAAACAAGGACGAAAGGAGTACACGTCAGAAGTGAAGATCATTAGCAAATTGAGGCACAAAAATCTTGTACAACTTGTGGGTTGGTGCCATGAAAAGGGTGAGTTCCTCCTTATTTATGAGTTCATGCCTAATGGAAGTCTTGATTCTCATCTCTTCAAAAGAGAAAATATGCTATCTTGGA includes:
- the LOC110638670 gene encoding L-type lectin-domain containing receptor kinase IX.1-like, yielding MIVSMFEVSKFFLFLSFSFNMPIRFRTFGFHYFSPWFLLFLHLPFSYAISFDYPNFSNSQNLNLTGDALHIDGIISLTRNRADSNLIDSVGRAVYSQEMHLWDGSTGKFADFLTHFSFNISTLSRQNGGDGLAFFLAPNGSQVPDDAWGGCLALISNCSSFNTTGKAIVAVEFDTYKNDYDPNDNHVGINVNSIKSVANITWSRSIKNGSEANAWITYNSQTRNLSLFLTYDDNPVFNGKDSSLSYEIDLSKVLPEWVTVGFSSSTGASTEIHNILSWEFNSTEISSKPDVGSGGGGGGGQSIGIIIGSVAGGLAAIGGLISILIFSWRRNRRKKEDVESDDSMDHEFEQGTGPKRFSYEELVRATNNFAEEGKLGEGGFGGVYRGYLSDLSVAVKRVSKASKQGRKEYTSEVKIISKLRHKNLVQLVGWCHEKGEFLLIYEFMPNGSLDSHLFKRENMLSWKARYNIALGLASALLYLHEEWEQCVVHRDIKSSNVMLDSNFNTKLGDFGLARLMDNELGLKTTGLAGTFGYMAPEYISTGKASKGSDVFSFGVVALEIACGRRSMEASNEEAQISLVGWAWEAYGNGRVLDVVDRRLGMDFNVEQMECLLTVGLWCAHPDFNLRPSMRQALQVLNFEAALPNLPAKMPVPKYDVPTSSTSSTEPLLSTSSLPVGR